Proteins from a single region of Megalopta genalis isolate 19385.01 chromosome 3, iyMegGena1_principal, whole genome shotgun sequence:
- the Cog7 gene encoding conserved oligomeric Golgi complex subunit 7 isoform X1 yields the protein MDVSAFSEDTFDVKDWINKTFKTAEAQENKDAFVSSLVMKLQLYVQQVNGALEETSQSVLSSLPRVLRDTQLLQLEALALREKMVAVKQEIEKAEKDTASSMATLERIDKIKTDLQNAKQGLHEADNWSVLANDVEEVFESGDVEAIANKLFSMQKSLAMLVNVVDYEDKKLQLEGLKNRLEAMASPRLVQAFTAANLEQAKVYVDIFNKMERLPQLLKYYHNCLKVSLGQEWRRTIELAQDENVTYWLHAYYDKLLSSWHDQVKWCHQVFPNTSINILIDVYADLLKSLDPGIPECIEAVLKQHSHAMQLSLLLELKQITRHFAVNLHGAIDTSSQVKLPNQKLLSLAQAIYAPYIPYVVRYNVYETAQLDHQLRSMEFTQDDLSETINALSLSISRIMEYANEANKRCKLFTDGCGYPGLLKSLTSYFNKYLEKYQAVVWQLERKKVKHEDWNLFQMCLTLMQSIGDLLGHVQQFEKSLVIDITEANNKLQSTAVSVFSQYKKLLLNVSSQTELEKLVASFQREETTILDSIVRSIHKLCSDLHRATYEVIFAPIFTQLLLVQKAPAWSTDANKLTQLSADLPDYSFSPQEYITQVGQYLMTLPQHLEPFLLGENQSLTQALKAADPHYAQGSAETGFTGILLDIIAKRTCQMFLDQTLGLCQLSSAACKQLATDIDYLGNVLEELGLSLSENLQHMSQLLRLSPEDWQNGTSGCNARVVAAVRQMRNITSSG from the exons ATG GACGTGTCCGCGTTTTCCGAGGATACCTTCGACGTTAAAGATTGGATCAATAAAACGTTCAAAACCGCCGAAGCACAAGAGAACAAAGAT GCATTTGTTTCATCCTTGGTAATGAAGTTGCAATTATATGTGCAACAAGTTAATGGTGCCCTGGAGGAAACCAGTCAGAGCGTTCTTTCAAGTTTACCAAGGGTTCTAAGGGACACTCAACTCTTGCAACTGGAAGCTTTGGCTTTGAGGGAAAAGATGGTTGCTGTTAAGCAAGAAATTGAAAAG GCTGAGAAAGATACTGCATCCTCGATGGCAACTTTAGAGAGAATCGACAAGATAAAAACAGATTTGCAAAATGCTAAGCAGGGTTTGCACGAGGCTGACAATTGGAGTGTTTTAGCAAATGATGTTGAGgag GTATTTGAATCGGGGGATGTGGAGGCTAttgcaaataaattatttagcatgcAAAAATCTCTGGCAATGCTTGTGAATGTTGTTGACTATGAGGATAAAAAGTTGCAGTTAGAAGGTCTGAAAAATCGATTAGAAGCAATGGCTAGTCCCAGATTAGTTCAAGCATTTACTGCTGCTAATTTAG AGCAAGCCAAAGTTTACGTggacatttttaataaaatggAACGTTTGCCACAACTTCTGAAATATTATCACAACTGCCTAAAAGTGTCCTTGGGTCAGGAGTGGCGCAGAACTATCGAGCTAGCTCAGGATGAGAATGTTACGTACTGGTTGCACGCTTATTATGATAAGCTATTGTCAAGTTGGCACGATCAG GTGAAATGGTGTCATCAAGTATTTCCGAATACCTCGATCAACATCCTAATCGACGTATACGCCGATCTATTGAAAAGTTTAGATCCTGGCATTCCAGAGTGCATAGAGGCAGTTTTGAAGCAACATTCGCACGCGATGCAACTGTCTCTGTTGCTTGAACTGAAACAGATTACAAGGCATTTCGCAGTGAATCTGCATGGTGCGATTGACACATCGTCGCAGGTGAAGCTGCCGAATCAAAAATTGCTGTCCTTGGCCCAAGCGATCTATGCACCTTACATTCCGTACGTCGTGAGGTACAATGTCTACGAAACTGCACAACTCGACCATCAATTGAGATCAATGGAATTCACGCAAGACGATTTAAGCGAAACAATCAACGCACTTTCGTTGAGCATTTCGAGAATAATGGAATACGCGAACGAGGCGAACAAAAGATGCAAATTATTTACAGACGGTTGCGGTTATCCCGGACTATTGAAATCCCTAACC AGCTACTTTAACaaatatcttgaaaaatatCAAGCAGTTGTATGGCAATTAGAACGGAAGAAAGTGAAACACGAGGACTGGAATTTATTCCAGATGTGTCTCACTTTGATGCAAAGCATAG GTGATCTCTTGGGGCACGTCCAACAATTCGAAAAGTCTTTGGTAATCGACATAACCGAAGCCAATAACAAACTGCAGAGTACAGCAGTCAGCGTGTTTTCGCAATATAAAAAGTTGCTTCTGAACGTGTCGAGCCAGACCGAATTAGAAAAACTGGTCGCATCTTTCCAGAGAG AAGAGACAACTATTCTCGATTCCATCGTAAGGTCTATACACAAACTCTGCTCGGATCTGCATCGAGCGACGTACGAGGTGATATTCGCCCCCATATTCACCCAATTGTTGTTAGTGCAGAAGGCACCCGCTTGGTCGACCGACGCAAACAAATTGACACAGTTGAGCGCGGATTTGCCCGATTATAGTTTTTCACCTCAGGAATATATAACGCAAGTTGGACAATATTTGATGACATTGCCGCAGCACTTGGAACCGTTTCTGCTCGGAGAAAACCAGAGCTTAACGCAAGCGTTGAAGGCTGCGGATCCACACTATGCGCAAGGCTCGGCTGAAACTGGTTTCACTGGCATATTGTTGGATATTATTGCTAAAAGAACGTGTCAAATGTTTCTGGATCAAACCCTGGGACTTTGCCAATTGAGCTCTGCCGCGTGCAAGCAACTGGCCACCGACATAG ATTACCTTGGTAATGTGTTGGAGGAACTCGGTCTGTCTTTGTCAGAGAATTTGCAACACATGTCTCAATTGCTGAGACTGTCGCCAGAAGATTGGCAGAATGGCACTTCCGGTTGCAATGCCAGAGTGGTCGCAGCCGTTAGGCAAATGAGGAATATCACATCGTCCGGTTGA
- the LOC117222137 gene encoding condensin-2 complex subunit G2, which yields MLRQRALSRDKILFRILKNKSPNGSSICMKLNSNVKNIFVLSDDELCELWQHMKTMLLEAQKIFIQTSKDQTKYVKEHGVVVKMMRTITAMALETILQRLFIPNVLLQNVMLLHSNIFPNINNKQVKDEISNLLENWWKLDLTWKEKVIKNVVKYLIQGCKSSLQHVKRLYDIRPAITLLNSTEDIQKLLRLVRENTVMSLEEGRWLILYLFTLGEQYILGIHNNMKVVLLNVKDSYIASYANLYVSAWSTATAKFKKFIVDNCIQNIIFHCFRAYRDSEGQGKLGKNLFLFIAAIHENKDPAVRVMIQNQCKRLLWVHLKAPGSYIRCNAVEILFLTIAPHYACVAKDRNRFHLQKFYKTVDDLLHDPDTEVCNITMIGLLRLLEKHWNSVPTNIIRNWLNIFLDYTTSTSSAQIRANVFIGLKKILIKDRSHRILKDFLPNFAKSIYDEDNSVVEALIKLLWHAHNQLDIPFWTIVPLTYILDKLEKTMDTSLLQELIKLLWLRICLNGTDNDKITKEIIYIGMNNIKAIRRFCLHSKSVINSNRFAQLIERMLSKIKEKMGCLPVTKTTKTRCSKKVKLNNKENTGSNALTDDLNIEEVEEDVDSYKDIQICIDVIAMLLVANVGNQSVDNYTDEEKKVKQSIANVLPELLTYFKDTPVNESIIFLFSVMPNKYFLDKVEVMEILMQQLCSSDASDDALLSLIHVFMKWNKGQKILLTLTKLTSDSLHINMPNNQRSLQDLCNSSNMFTINVKGLELSLRILKHLLHVEYQSVLMNKYHQDVLKFWESLHVWRMFIERNINDEYNMCKLISKDLVVRFYKEYISLVPLLHKKDAFDASERFLDIISWVKKSIVPCIPQVDEDIENRKMSIDLIKCTLDTLNLLIQESKSSPKLCCDIVLLYRCCLFPVGGVVFLNNAFDAILKLLDFGKMAYENDEPNLLDVVVPNMLCIAMATLNKHNEDMLVKHAGNLKILPELTKKYFSIVKSTFNDQRMYLSHISILLNAAVSNVNKEMTCVLGNEFVTEEDILITRFPYLARKILKIILHTKKYQTMSVEALTKNITSYTKINTLSALVIMHKMMKLPDKTLTNKLKKVTLAFKTRNKRLSYNTDPEKSIKNAITVAIDAILQK from the exons ATGTTGCGACAGCGTGCATTATCAAGGGATAAAATACTGTTTCGTATTTTAAAGAATAAGAGCCCGAACGGTAGCAGCATATGCATGAAACTG AATAGCaatgtgaaaaatatttttgtattatcgGACGATGAACTCTGCGAACTATGGCAGCATATGAAGACCATGCTGTTAGAAGctcaaaaaatatttatacagaCATCGAAAGATCAGACTAAATATGTAAAA GAGCACGGTGTGGTAGTCAAAATGATGCGCACAATAACTGCTATGGCCCTTGAAACGATTCTACAACGACTGTTTATTCCTAATGTACTTTTACAAAATGTGATGTTATTACATTCCAATATATTTCCCAATATAAATAACAAACAGGTGAAAGATGAGATATCCAATCTGTTAGAGAACTGGTGGAAATTAGATTTGACTTGGAAGGAGAAGGTGATAAAAAATGTAGTTAAATATCTCATTCAAGGCTGCAAGTCATCGTTG CAACATGTAAAACGTCTGTATGATATAAGGCCGGCTATTACATTACTAAACAGTACCGAAGATATTCAAAAGTTGCTTAGACTTGTCAGAGAAAATACTGTGATGTCGCTTGAAGAAGGTAGATGgttgatattatatttgtttACTCTTGGAGAACAGTATATATTG ggaatacataataatatgaaGGTTGTTCTACTAAATGTGAAAGATAGTTACATCGCGAGTTACGCGAATTTATACGTGTCCGCGTGGTCGACTGCAActgcaaaatttaaaaagtttATCGTAGATAATTGcatacaaaatattatttttcattgcTTTCGTGCATATAGAGACTCCGAGGGACAAGGGAAACTTGGTAAAAATCTTTTCTTATTTATAGCCGCCATCCATGAAAACAAAGATCCAGCGGTAAGAGTGATGATTCAGAACCAATGTAAACGCTTGCTTTGGGTACATCTAAAG GCTCCTGGGTCTTACATTAGATGTAACGCGGTGGAAATTCTATTTTTGACGATCGCTCCGCACTACGCGTGCGTCGCGAAAGATAGGAATAGATTTCATCTgcaaaaattttataaaacggTCGATGATCTTTTACATGATCCGGACACCGAAGTGTGCAATATAACTATGATT GGACTTTTAAGATTATTGGAAAAACATTGGAACAGTGTACCAACGAATATAATTCGCAATTGGTTAAATATCTTCTTGGATTATACAACAAGCACTAGTAGCGCGCAAATAAGAGCAAATGTTTTTATTGGCTTGAAAAAGATACTAATTAAGGATCGATCTCATAGAATACTTAAGGATTTTTTACCGAATTTCGCGAAAAGTATTTATGACGAGGACAATAGCGTAGTGGAAGCACTGATAAAGCTTCTTTGGCACGCCCACAATCAACTTGATATACCATTTTGGACCATTGTACCGTTAACGTACATACTCGACAAATTAGAG AAAACAATGGATACATCTTTGCTACAAGAATTGATAAAACTTCTTTGGCTACGTATATGTTTAAATGGTACCGATAACGATAAAATAACAAAAGAGATAATATATATAGGAATGAACAATATTAAGGCAATTAGGAGGTTTTGTCTTCATTCAAAGTCCGTTATAAACTCGAACAGATTCGCGCAGTTAATTGAGCGCATGTTGTCCAAGATAAAAGAGAAGATGGGATGCCTGCCTGTAACAAAAACAACCAAAACAAGATGCAGTAAAAAAGTCAAATTGAATAATAAGGAGAATACAGGAAGCAATG CATTAACAGATGATCTAAACATTGAGGAAGTCGAAGAAGATGTGGACAGCTATAAAGATATTCAAATCTGCATAGACGTGATTGCTATGCTACTGGTAGCGAACGTGGGCAATCAAAGCGTCGATAATTACACCGACGAGGAAAAAAAAGTTAAACAGTCGATCGCGAATGTGTTGCCAGAATTATTGAcgtattttaag GACACTCCGGTGAATGAGtcgattatatttttattctcgGTAATGCCGAACAAATATTTCCTCGATAAAGTCGAGGTCATGGAAATTTTAATGCAACAGTTATGCTCTTCCGATGCTTCCGACGACGCTCTCCTCTCGCTAATTCACGTTTTTATGAAGTGGAACAAAGGGCAAAAGATTCTTCTCACGTTAACGAAACTTACTTCGGATTCGTTGCACATAAACATGCCGAATAACCAG CGATCGCTCCAGGACCTTTGCAATTCCTCGAACATGTTTACGATCAACGTGAAAGGTTTAGAACTGAGCCTGCGCATTTTAAAGCACTTATTGCACGTCGAGTACCAGTCGGTCTTGATGAACAAGTATCATCAAGATGTACTTAAGTTTTGGGAATCGTTGCACGTCTGGAGAATGTTCATCGAGAGGAATATAAATGATGAATATAATATGTGTAAACTAATATCCAAAGACTTGGTTGTAAGATTCTATAAGGAATACATATCGCTAGTACCTTTGTTGCATAAAAAGGATGCGTTCGACGCGTCGGAACGGTTTTTGGACATTATTTCCTGGGTTAAGAA GTCAATAGTACCGTGCATACCGCAAGTGGACGAAGACATCGAAAACCGAAAGATGTCTATAGATTTAATAAAGTGTACTCTTGATACCTTGAACCTGCTGATACAGGAATCCAAAAGTAGCCCAAAGTTATGTTGTGATATAGTACTTTTATACCGTTGTTGTCTATTCCCTGTGGGAGGTGTTGTTTTCTTGAACAACGCATTCGATGCAATACTAAAGTTATTAGATTTTGGCAAGATGGCTTACGAGAACGACGAGCCGAATTTACTGGACGTCGTTGTTCCGAATATGTTGTGCATCGCGATGGCTACTCTGAACAAACACAACGAAGATATGTTAGTGAAGCATGCAGGC AATTTGAAAATTTTGCCTGAACTGACAAAGAAGTATTTTTCTATTGTTAAGAGTACTTTTAATGACCAGAGAATGTATCTCTCTCACATCAGCATTTTGCTTAATGCCGCGGTCAGTAACGTGAACAAAGAAATGACTTGCGTGCTCGGGAACGAGTTCGTTACGGAGGAAGACATCTTAATCACGCGTTTCCCTTACCTGGcgagaaaaatattgaaaattatcTTGCACACGAAAAAATATCAAACGATGAGTGTTGAAGCGCTAACAAAAAACATAACAAGTTATACGAAA ATCAACACGCTCTCGGCGCTGGTAATAATGCACAAAATGATGAAATTACCGGACAAGACGCTCACCAATAAACTGAAAAAAGTAACCTTGGCATTTAAAACGCGCAACAAAAGACTTTCTTATAATACCGATCCCGAAAA ATCCATAAAAAATGCAATAACCGTAGCCATCGATGCAATATTGCAGaagtaa
- the Cog7 gene encoding conserved oligomeric Golgi complex subunit 7 isoform X2, giving the protein MKLQLYVQQVNGALEETSQSVLSSLPRVLRDTQLLQLEALALREKMVAVKQEIEKAEKDTASSMATLERIDKIKTDLQNAKQGLHEADNWSVLANDVEEVFESGDVEAIANKLFSMQKSLAMLVNVVDYEDKKLQLEGLKNRLEAMASPRLVQAFTAANLEQAKVYVDIFNKMERLPQLLKYYHNCLKVSLGQEWRRTIELAQDENVTYWLHAYYDKLLSSWHDQVKWCHQVFPNTSINILIDVYADLLKSLDPGIPECIEAVLKQHSHAMQLSLLLELKQITRHFAVNLHGAIDTSSQVKLPNQKLLSLAQAIYAPYIPYVVRYNVYETAQLDHQLRSMEFTQDDLSETINALSLSISRIMEYANEANKRCKLFTDGCGYPGLLKSLTSYFNKYLEKYQAVVWQLERKKVKHEDWNLFQMCLTLMQSIGDLLGHVQQFEKSLVIDITEANNKLQSTAVSVFSQYKKLLLNVSSQTELEKLVASFQREETTILDSIVRSIHKLCSDLHRATYEVIFAPIFTQLLLVQKAPAWSTDANKLTQLSADLPDYSFSPQEYITQVGQYLMTLPQHLEPFLLGENQSLTQALKAADPHYAQGSAETGFTGILLDIIAKRTCQMFLDQTLGLCQLSSAACKQLATDIDYLGNVLEELGLSLSENLQHMSQLLRLSPEDWQNGTSGCNARVVAAVRQMRNITSSG; this is encoded by the exons ATGAAGTTGCAATTATATGTGCAACAAGTTAATGGTGCCCTGGAGGAAACCAGTCAGAGCGTTCTTTCAAGTTTACCAAGGGTTCTAAGGGACACTCAACTCTTGCAACTGGAAGCTTTGGCTTTGAGGGAAAAGATGGTTGCTGTTAAGCAAGAAATTGAAAAG GCTGAGAAAGATACTGCATCCTCGATGGCAACTTTAGAGAGAATCGACAAGATAAAAACAGATTTGCAAAATGCTAAGCAGGGTTTGCACGAGGCTGACAATTGGAGTGTTTTAGCAAATGATGTTGAGgag GTATTTGAATCGGGGGATGTGGAGGCTAttgcaaataaattatttagcatgcAAAAATCTCTGGCAATGCTTGTGAATGTTGTTGACTATGAGGATAAAAAGTTGCAGTTAGAAGGTCTGAAAAATCGATTAGAAGCAATGGCTAGTCCCAGATTAGTTCAAGCATTTACTGCTGCTAATTTAG AGCAAGCCAAAGTTTACGTggacatttttaataaaatggAACGTTTGCCACAACTTCTGAAATATTATCACAACTGCCTAAAAGTGTCCTTGGGTCAGGAGTGGCGCAGAACTATCGAGCTAGCTCAGGATGAGAATGTTACGTACTGGTTGCACGCTTATTATGATAAGCTATTGTCAAGTTGGCACGATCAG GTGAAATGGTGTCATCAAGTATTTCCGAATACCTCGATCAACATCCTAATCGACGTATACGCCGATCTATTGAAAAGTTTAGATCCTGGCATTCCAGAGTGCATAGAGGCAGTTTTGAAGCAACATTCGCACGCGATGCAACTGTCTCTGTTGCTTGAACTGAAACAGATTACAAGGCATTTCGCAGTGAATCTGCATGGTGCGATTGACACATCGTCGCAGGTGAAGCTGCCGAATCAAAAATTGCTGTCCTTGGCCCAAGCGATCTATGCACCTTACATTCCGTACGTCGTGAGGTACAATGTCTACGAAACTGCACAACTCGACCATCAATTGAGATCAATGGAATTCACGCAAGACGATTTAAGCGAAACAATCAACGCACTTTCGTTGAGCATTTCGAGAATAATGGAATACGCGAACGAGGCGAACAAAAGATGCAAATTATTTACAGACGGTTGCGGTTATCCCGGACTATTGAAATCCCTAACC AGCTACTTTAACaaatatcttgaaaaatatCAAGCAGTTGTATGGCAATTAGAACGGAAGAAAGTGAAACACGAGGACTGGAATTTATTCCAGATGTGTCTCACTTTGATGCAAAGCATAG GTGATCTCTTGGGGCACGTCCAACAATTCGAAAAGTCTTTGGTAATCGACATAACCGAAGCCAATAACAAACTGCAGAGTACAGCAGTCAGCGTGTTTTCGCAATATAAAAAGTTGCTTCTGAACGTGTCGAGCCAGACCGAATTAGAAAAACTGGTCGCATCTTTCCAGAGAG AAGAGACAACTATTCTCGATTCCATCGTAAGGTCTATACACAAACTCTGCTCGGATCTGCATCGAGCGACGTACGAGGTGATATTCGCCCCCATATTCACCCAATTGTTGTTAGTGCAGAAGGCACCCGCTTGGTCGACCGACGCAAACAAATTGACACAGTTGAGCGCGGATTTGCCCGATTATAGTTTTTCACCTCAGGAATATATAACGCAAGTTGGACAATATTTGATGACATTGCCGCAGCACTTGGAACCGTTTCTGCTCGGAGAAAACCAGAGCTTAACGCAAGCGTTGAAGGCTGCGGATCCACACTATGCGCAAGGCTCGGCTGAAACTGGTTTCACTGGCATATTGTTGGATATTATTGCTAAAAGAACGTGTCAAATGTTTCTGGATCAAACCCTGGGACTTTGCCAATTGAGCTCTGCCGCGTGCAAGCAACTGGCCACCGACATAG ATTACCTTGGTAATGTGTTGGAGGAACTCGGTCTGTCTTTGTCAGAGAATTTGCAACACATGTCTCAATTGCTGAGACTGTCGCCAGAAGATTGGCAGAATGGCACTTCCGGTTGCAATGCCAGAGTGGTCGCAGCCGTTAGGCAAATGAGGAATATCACATCGTCCGGTTGA